In a single window of the Rattus norvegicus strain BN/NHsdMcwi chromosome 6, GRCr8, whole genome shotgun sequence genome:
- the Ppp4r3a gene encoding serine/threonine-protein phosphatase 4 regulatory subunit 3A isoform X1: MEDCSLLLESKINPNTAYQKQQDTLIVWSEAENYDLALSFQEKAGCDEIWEKICQVQGKDPSVDITQDLVDESEEERFDDMSSPGLELPSCELSRLEEVAELVASSLPSPLRREKLALALENEGYIKKLLELFHVCEDLENIEGLHHLYEIIKGIFLLNRTALFEVMFSEECIMDVIGCLEYDPTLSQPRKHREFLTKTAKFKEVIPISDPELKQKIHQTYRVQYIQDMVLPTPSVFEENMLSTLHSFIFFNKVEIVGMLQEDEKFLTDLFAQLTDEATDEEKRQELVNFLKEFCAFSQTLQPQNRDAFFKTLSNMGILPALEVILGMDDTQVRSAATDIFSYLVEYNPSMVREFVMQEAQQNDDVSKKLTEQKITSKDILLINLIIEHMICDTDPELGGAVQLMGLLRTLVDPENMLATANKTEKTEFLGFFYKHCMHVLTAPLLANTTEDKPSKDDFQTAQLLALVLELLTFCVEHHTYHIKNYIINKDILRRVLVLMASKHAFLALCALRFKRKIIGLKDEFYNRYIMKSFLFEPVVKAFLNNGSRYNLMNSAIIEMFEFIRVEDIKSLTAHVIENYWKALEDVDYVQTFKGLKLRFEQQRERQDNPKLDSMRSILRNHRYRRDARTLEDEEEMWFNTDEDDMEDGEAVVSPSDKTKNDDDIMDPISKFMERKKLKESEEKEVLLKTNLSGRQSPSFKLSLSSGTKTNLTSQSSATSLPGSPGSPGSPGSPGSPGSVPKSTSQPAAITTKGGLVGLVDYPDDDEDDDEDEDKEDTLPVSKKAKFES; this comes from the exons GACACTCTGATTGTGTGGTCTGAAGCAGAAAATTATGACTTGGCCCTTAGCTTTCAAGAAAAAGCTGGATGTGATGAAATTTGGGAAAAAATATGTCAG GTTCAAGGAAAGGACCCTTCAGTGGACATCACTCAGGACCTGGTAGATGAGTCTGAGGAGGAGCGATTCGATGACATGTCCTCGCCAGGTCTAGAGCTGCCATCGTGTGAGCTGAGCCGGCTTGAGGAGGTTGCAGAGCTTGTGGCTTCGTCCTTACCTTCCCCCCTCCGGCGGGAGAAACTTGCACTCGCACTGGAGAACGAGGGTTATATTAAAAAGCTTTTAGAGCTTTTCCATGTGTGTGAGGATCTGGAAAACATTGAAGGACTGCACCACTTATATGAGATTATCAAAGGGATCTTCCTCTTGAATCGAACTGCTCTTTTTGAAGTTATGTTCTCTGAGGAATGTATAATGGACGTCATTGGATGCTTGGAATATGACCCAACTTTATCACAACCACGAAAACACAGGGAATTTTTAACAAAAACAGCTAAGTTTAAAGAAGTAATTCCCATATCAGATCCTGAGCTGAAACAAAAAATTCATCAAACATACAGAGTTCAGTATATACAAGACATGGTTCTCCCTACCCCTTCAGTCTTTGAAGAAAACATGTTATCAACACTTCACTCCTTTATCTTTTTCAACAAGGTAGAAATTGTTGGTATGTTACAG GAAGATGAAAAATTTCTGACAGATTTGTTTGCACAACTAACAGATGAAGCAACAGATGAGGAAAAAAGACAAGAATTG gttaactttttaaaagaattttgtgCATTTTCTCAAACGCTACAACCCCAAAATAGAGATGCTTTTTTCAAGACTTTGTCAAATATGGGCATATTACCAGCTTTAGAAGTCATCCTT GGCATGGATGATACACAGGTGCGAAGTGCTGCTACTGATATATTCTCATACTTGGTTGAATATAACCCATCCATGGTACGAGAGTTTGTCATGCAGGAGGCACAACAGAATGATGATGTAAGTAAGAAGTTAACAGAGCAAAAAATAACCAGCAAG GATATTTTGCTCATCAACCTCATTATAGAACATATGATTTGTGATACAGATCCAGAGCTTGGAGGAGCAGTCCAACTTATGGGCCTGCTTCGAACTTTAGTTGACCCAGAGAACATGCTAGCCACTGCCAAT aaaacagaaaagactGAATTTCTGGGTTTCTTCTACAAGCACTGTATGCATGTTCTCACTGCTCCCTTACTAGCAAATACAACAGAAGATAAGCCTAGTAAAG ATGATTTTCAGACTGCGCAGTTACTAGCACTTGTATTGGAATTGCTAACATTTTGTGTGGAGCACCATACCTACCACATAAAGAACTATATTATCAATAAGGACATTCTTCGCAGAGTGCTAGTTCTTATGGCCTCCAAGCATGCTTTCTTGGCGTTAT GTGCCCTCCGTTTTAAGAGAAAAATCATTGGATTAAAAGATGAATTTTATAACCGCTACATAATGAAAAGTTTTTTATTTGAACCTGTAGTCAAAGCATTTCTCAACAACGGATCTCGTTACAATCTGATGAACTCCGCCATAATAGAAATGTTTGAATTTATCAGAGTG GAAGATATAAAATCATTAACTGCCCATGTAATTGAGAATTATTGGAAAGCACTAGAAGATGTAGATTATGTGCAGACTTTTAAAGGATTAAAATTGAGGTTTGAACAGCAAAGAGAAAGGCAAGACAACCCAAAACTCGACAG CATGCGGTCCATCTTGAGGAATCATCGATACCGACGAGATGCCAGGACactagaagatgaagaagagatgTGGTTCAACACAGATGAAGATGACATGGAAGACGGAGAAGCTGTGGTGTCTCCATCTGACAAAACCAAGAATGATGACGATATTATGGATCCAATAAGTAAATttatggaaaggaagaaat TGAAAGAGAGTGAAGAAAAGGAGGTGCTTCTGAAAACTAATCTTTCTGGACGACAGAGCCCGAGTTTCAAACTTTCCTTGTCCAGTGGGACAAAGACTAACCTCACCAGCCAGTCATCCGCCACAAGCCTGCCTGGTTCTCCAGGATCACCTGGGTCCCCAGGctctcctggctctcctggatccGTCCCTAAGAGTACATCTCAGCCGGCAGCTATTACCACAAAG GGAGGACTTGTGGGTCTGGTAGATTATcctgatgatgatgaagatgatgatgaggatgaagaCAAGGAAGACACACTACCAGtgtcaaagaaagcaaaatttgaGTCCTAA